A window of Fictibacillus halophilus contains these coding sequences:
- a CDS encoding YecA family protein yields MSMIGRNDPCYCGSGKKYKKCCLHKEEQTREVSFHQEGLIKYALENYQQDLAARTSKYVKKYPVAKEQEQTYANIAVCWEIFCSEIKDNKTPVELYVEKVKNSVKPEVAEILAGWTTATPSLYKVLEQKTGFIFTVQDIWTEAVYDVTINAAEKPKTESALLGTLVSNGINHEFYVGYVEMPMTELPPLKAAIEKIQPQNDPKETFKSEFPAVLQLALIDISDGVPQSQPEKKETDATSTKVEKAEDATDLKDEKYNAVTELVKANAETEVVKEAEKLWSEYVTESKPAIRKEEIYAAALDYLVSKDIRGIASTQAETAKKYGVSPASLSSRYREMKELLSV; encoded by the coding sequence ATGTCAATGATAGGAAGAAATGATCCGTGCTATTGTGGCAGCGGAAAAAAATATAAAAAATGTTGCTTACATAAAGAAGAGCAAACACGTGAAGTATCCTTTCATCAAGAAGGACTCATTAAATATGCCCTGGAAAACTATCAGCAGGATTTAGCTGCACGTACATCTAAGTACGTGAAAAAGTACCCGGTTGCTAAAGAGCAAGAACAAACATACGCAAACATTGCCGTTTGTTGGGAAATTTTCTGCTCAGAGATAAAGGATAACAAAACACCTGTAGAGCTTTATGTAGAAAAAGTGAAGAATTCTGTTAAACCAGAAGTAGCGGAAATACTAGCTGGCTGGACAACAGCAACACCATCTCTGTATAAAGTTTTAGAGCAAAAGACTGGATTCATCTTTACTGTACAGGATATTTGGACAGAAGCTGTTTATGATGTAACAATCAACGCTGCTGAAAAGCCAAAAACAGAAAGTGCTCTACTTGGAACACTCGTTTCAAACGGTATCAACCATGAGTTTTATGTTGGATATGTGGAAATGCCAATGACTGAATTACCACCGTTAAAAGCAGCAATAGAAAAGATTCAGCCTCAAAACGATCCAAAAGAAACATTCAAGAGCGAATTTCCTGCTGTACTTCAGCTCGCTTTGATTGATATTAGTGATGGTGTACCTCAATCTCAACCTGAGAAGAAGGAAACTGACGCTACTTCTACCAAAGTTGAAAAAGCAGAAGATGCAACTGATTTAAAAGATGAAAAATACAATGCTGTAACGGAGCTCGTTAAAGCGAATGCCGAGACAGAAGTTGTAAAAGAAGCAGAAAAGCTTTGGAGCGAGTACGTTACAGAAAGCAAGCCTGCTATTCGTAAAGAAGAAATTTATGCGGCTGCCCTTGACTATCTCGTGTCAAAAGATATTAGAGGAATCGCTTCTACTCAAGCAGAAACGGCAAAAAAATATGGTGTTTCACCTGCTAGTCTATCCTCACGATATCGTGAAATGAAAGAACTATTAAGCGTATAA
- a CDS encoding DUF4349 domain-containing protein, with amino-acid sequence MWKRWELWVFIAVLLLSACSNGGSSKSDKAVDRDSGSSHSEAKMDSSTNEESQNTKSNKSKEEQQMKNQRKVIYHADIEITVDNLQPSMEAVRKTLENTGGYMVESNTSTGEKGYESGVMVVRVPMKSFRLFLDDVRSLSKGTPHENVRGEDVTEEYVDLSSRLKAKQQVRERLEAFMKEAQKTEDLLKISADLAAVQEEIEQVEGRLNFLKNQSDYSTVTIQFEVKNLKAQELQTEGLNTWAKTKVLFMDTVNFLMSAISLIVVSLLGLAPIWLIVAIVLYVWWLKRKKEQKKKPESPTSLT; translated from the coding sequence ATGTGGAAGAGATGGGAATTGTGGGTATTCATTGCGGTACTTTTGTTAAGTGCATGCAGCAATGGCGGAAGTTCGAAAAGTGATAAAGCTGTAGATCGAGATAGTGGCAGCAGTCATTCAGAAGCAAAGATGGATTCTTCTACAAATGAAGAAAGTCAAAATACTAAATCAAATAAAAGTAAAGAAGAGCAACAAATGAAGAATCAAAGAAAAGTTATTTATCATGCTGATATTGAGATTACAGTGGATAATTTGCAACCTTCGATGGAAGCAGTTCGAAAAACGTTAGAGAACACCGGCGGATATATGGTGGAGTCGAACACGAGTACAGGTGAAAAGGGTTATGAATCTGGTGTGATGGTTGTTCGTGTTCCAATGAAAAGTTTTCGTCTCTTTTTAGATGATGTTCGAAGTTTAAGTAAAGGTACCCCACACGAAAATGTTCGTGGAGAAGATGTTACAGAAGAATACGTGGACCTGTCTTCACGCTTGAAAGCCAAACAACAAGTAAGAGAACGTCTTGAGGCTTTTATGAAGGAGGCACAGAAAACAGAAGACTTATTGAAGATATCAGCTGACCTTGCTGCAGTGCAGGAAGAGATAGAGCAGGTAGAGGGACGTTTGAACTTTCTAAAAAATCAAAGTGATTATTCAACCGTTACGATACAATTCGAAGTAAAGAATTTAAAAGCGCAAGAACTTCAAACAGAAGGGTTAAATACGTGGGCAAAAACGAAGGTTCTTTTTATGGATACGGTGAACTTTTTAATGTCTGCGATCTCGTTAATTGTGGTGAGTCTATTGGGATTAGCACCGATATGGCTAATCGTAGCAATTGTGCTTTATGTGTGGTGGCTTAAACGTAAAAAAGAACAAAAGAAAAAGCCGGAATCACCGACATCTTTGACTTAG
- a CDS encoding IDEAL domain-containing protein, with product MKDKNASFNKNQNEMVQYKQQKRDPFAFSLIAQMVLDEALHNYYKEYYEREIDIALDTKDKERFMRLSAEYKAFLS from the coding sequence ATGAAAGACAAAAACGCTTCTTTTAACAAGAACCAAAATGAAATGGTGCAATACAAACAACAAAAAAGAGACCCATTTGCCTTCAGCCTTATTGCCCAAATGGTATTAGATGAGGCCCTTCACAATTATTACAAAGAGTATTATGAGAGAGAAATTGACATTGCCTTGGATACAAAAGATAAAGAACGATTTATGAGATTAAGCGCAGAATACAAAGCGTTTCTCAGTTAG